The genomic interval CTTCCAGAAAAATTCAACAGCGTCACATGGACACTGAAAGGAAGGGATACACTTGCCATGGGCAATATTACAGGCGCAATGGTATTTCAATCCACATTTCCAGTGTCAATAGGCTTACTATTCACAGACTGGAGCATTTCAGGATTTGCCCTATTTTCTGCAATTCTGGCATTAATATCAGCAATTGTTGCAATAGCAAATATTCAGATAAGCGGCAAAGTCTCTCCTCTTACAATACTGTCTGGCGGTTTATTTTATGTTATATACGCAGTTGCAATTATAGCAAAATAAAATCCCCTTCACTCCTTCCCCTTATGGCTATGTCGGAGTCTGCCCATATTCTATGATATTTATAACATCTTCATCAGGCTTTGGAAGACCTGCCAGCTTCCATGCTGTGAGCGGATCCATAAATTGTTCATTTACACAGTTTTTTGGCTGATGCACATTTCTGCACACAGCATTGAGAATCGGGAAGTAATTGTATTTTTTATAATAATCCCTTACAAATTTAAGTATATCAATTCGCTCCTTTGTTAGTTCTTCTATTCCCTCTCTTTCTGCCAGTGCACATGCAACCTGTTCATTCCAGTCATCAAAATTTACAAGATACCCCTCATCGTCAACATTAATTTTCAAACTTCCATACTCAATTATAGGCATTTTTCTACCTCCTCAAATTTTATTTTCTCTCCTGAAAATTTTTGATAAACTGCCCTACCTGCACCCCGAGATAAACACATTTTATATTGTTCATGCAGTCATCGGCATCCTTTTTTTCAAGATGTGTTATTAGTTCCTGACCTCCTTTCTCAAACTTAACAATATAGGCATTCTTTTCTTCATCAAAAGTCAATCCTACAGAGATACCATGCTGTGTAATCTCTGGATACATCTCCATAATCTTTTCCTTTAATGCAACAATAGTATATCCCATTGAGCCTCCTCCTTTATAGTTATTTAAGCCTCGACTCTACTGCATTGCAGTCTATGTTTTTGAAGAATGCCTCTATATAATCTGCCTTTTTAAGCCCATAATCTATCATGAACGCGTGTTCAAAAACATCCATTATCAATATCGGATTGCATCCAGATGGATGCGAGACATCATGCTCGTTTATCCAGAAATTTATAAGCCTTCCATTAGTCATATCCTGATATAAAACTGCCCAGCCAATTCCTCTCATTGTGCCGACTGCCTTAAAATCCTTTTCCCACGATTCATAGCTTCCAAAGTCTTCTGTAATCTTTTTTGCAAGTTTACCTTCCTTATTTATTCCCCCTTTTCCACCAAGGTTTTCGAAATAGTATTCATGGAGCCTCATACCATTAAATTCCCAACCAAGCCTTCTCTTTAATTCAGCAAATTCAGGTGAGGCTGTTTTCCCATTCTTCAGCATAGACTCAAGGGTATCTAAAATCTTATTGGTATTTGTTACATACCCTTGATAGAGGGTAAAATGATTTTTTAAAAGGGTTTCACTGAAACCTTCCATGCCGATCAACCTCGAATAATCCTTTGCTGTGTAAGACATCTTTTTGACCTCCTTTCATTTGCTAATACCATGTGCAAATTACCCAGTGACGGTAATGTCATACCTAAAAAAGTCAGAGTTAAAAATTCACGTCTGTTAAGCATGGTGCTAATAATAATTATATCTCACAAATTCCTTGATGTCCCTTCTCCATGCCCTCGGCAGAAGGGTCACGCCTTCCCTTAAATAGCCTACAGCTATAAGCATTGGTATTATCTTATCAGCGGGTATGTTGAATTCCTTTTTTACACACTCCTCATCAAATCCATCCATTGGGTGAGTTTCTAACCCAAGACCTTTTGCAGCAATCATCAGATTCATTGCAAACAGAGAGGTATTTTTTACTGCAAATATCTTTCTTTTCAAGCTATCTATCGAACCATAAAGATTATTTGCCATACCTCTATATGTCTCTCTCATCTCTGGTTTCATATATCCAAGCCCTTGCCAGCTATCAAGCATCCTGTCTATATTCTCTTCCATTGCATTTGGGTCAGCAATTACAATCAATACTACAGATGCCTCCTCGACCTTTGGCTGATTAAAAGCACACTGCCTTAACACCCTTTTCCTTTCAGGGTCTCTTACTACTACCACCTTCCATGGCTGGAGGTTAAAAGACGACGGCGAAAGATTTGCAATCTCAAACAATTCTTTCAACTTATCATCAGAAATGTCTTTGCCTATCTCAAAGAAATTTATAGACCGCCTCTCTTTGATTGCCTGTATCACATCCATAGAATACCTCCTGATTTTAAATGCCTGTAATTTCTTTCACTTCTTCTTTACCATGCTCCAATTCTTTTTCTTGTTCTTTATCAATCATCAGCAGCATAGTTTGAAACTCTCCTACATGTGTCTTTTCTTCTTTAGCAATATCAAGTAATATTTTTCTTATATTCTCATCAGTAACTAATGAAGCCATTTGCTCATAAAGATTTATTGCGTCGAGTTCAGCTATTATCCCTGCCCTGAGTACTTCCTTATTTATGTCCTCCTTTTTTATCTTTTCAAGATCAATTGGGATTTTTGATAACATGTTAAGCCCTCCTTCTAAAATATAAATTTGTGGGTTTCACGAAATTCGTAACCCTTGATATTATTGATTTATTTGACCTATTGTTTTTAGACTTACCCACCTATCAAGATTTTCATTTATTTTCAATTAGTTATATGTCTAAAAATCTCCCTTTCACCCCATTTTTAGCAGTTTCCCCCTCACCCTATCCCTCTCTCCAAAAGGGAGAGGGAATTTTTTAATTTTGTAAAACCCTAAAATATAAATTT from Dissulfurispira thermophila carries:
- a CDS encoding superoxide dismutase, producing MSYTAKDYSRLIGMEGFSETLLKNHFTLYQGYVTNTNKILDTLESMLKNGKTASPEFAELKRRLGWEFNGMRLHEYYFENLGGKGGINKEGKLAKKITEDFGSYESWEKDFKAVGTMRGIGWAVLYQDMTNGRLINFWINEHDVSHPSGCNPILIMDVFEHAFMIDYGLKKADYIEAFFKNIDCNAVESRLK
- a CDS encoding TusE/DsrC/DsvC family sulfur relay protein, with amino-acid sequence MPIIEYGSLKINVDDEGYLVNFDDWNEQVACALAEREGIEELTKERIDILKFVRDYYKKYNYFPILNAVCRNVHQPKNCVNEQFMDPLTAWKLAGLPKPDEDVINIIEYGQTPT
- a CDS encoding nitroreductase family protein, with the protein product MDVIQAIKERRSINFFEIGKDISDDKLKELFEIANLSPSSFNLQPWKVVVVRDPERKRVLRQCAFNQPKVEEASVVLIVIADPNAMEENIDRMLDSWQGLGYMKPEMRETYRGMANNLYGSIDSLKRKIFAVKNTSLFAMNLMIAAKGLGLETHPMDGFDEECVKKEFNIPADKIIPMLIAVGYLREGVTLLPRAWRRDIKEFVRYNYY
- a CDS encoding ferritin family protein, with amino-acid sequence MLSKIPIDLEKIKKEDINKEVLRAGIIAELDAINLYEQMASLVTDENIRKILLDIAKEEKTHVGEFQTMLLMIDKEQEKELEHGKEEVKEITGI